One part of the Microbacterium aurugineum genome encodes these proteins:
- a CDS encoding proline--tRNA ligase: MVTRLSNFFLRTLREDPAGAEVASHRLLIRAGYIRPQAAGIFAWLPLGLRVKAKIESVVREEMAAAGAQEVHFPALMPREAYEATGRWEEYGDLLFRLQDRKGGDYLLAPTHEEAFTLLVKDLYSSYKDLPLTIYQIQDKYRDEARPRAGLLRGREFTMKDAYSFDSSDEGLDVSYQAQRDAYERIFQRLGLEYAIVQADAGAMGGSRSEEFLHPTPVGEDTFVRSAGGYAANVEAFTTAVPEAIEFDPDAEPVIFDSPDTPTIETLVAHSNRELDGDYTAADTLKNVVLALTHLDGTRELVVVGIPGDRDVDEKRAEVAFAPAEVETATADDFEKNPLLVRGYIGPWSPTGAVLGEESATGIRYLVDPRVSEGTTWITGANIDQKHAHSVVAGRDFAADGIVEIANVRAGDPAPDGSGPVELARGMEIGHVFQLGRKYAEALGLKVLNENGKLVTVTMGSYGIGVTRILAIIAELNNDDKGLIWPASIAPFDVQVVAAGRDQVAFDVAEGLSAQLETAGFDVLYDDRPKVSPGVKFGDAELVGVPKIVIVGRGAAEGQVELWDRATGARDAISVDEVVERLTASR, translated from the coding sequence GTGGTCACTCGTCTTTCGAATTTCTTCCTCCGCACGCTCCGCGAAGACCCTGCAGGCGCAGAGGTCGCCAGCCACCGGCTGCTGATACGGGCCGGGTACATCCGGCCGCAGGCCGCCGGGATCTTCGCGTGGCTGCCACTCGGTCTGCGCGTCAAGGCGAAGATCGAGTCCGTGGTGCGCGAGGAGATGGCCGCGGCCGGTGCGCAGGAAGTCCACTTCCCCGCACTGATGCCGCGTGAGGCGTATGAGGCGACCGGTCGCTGGGAGGAGTACGGCGATCTGCTCTTCCGACTCCAGGATCGCAAGGGGGGCGACTATCTCCTCGCCCCGACGCACGAGGAGGCGTTCACGCTGCTCGTGAAGGACCTGTACTCGTCGTACAAGGACCTCCCGCTCACGATCTACCAGATCCAGGACAAGTACCGTGACGAGGCGCGTCCGCGGGCCGGCCTGCTCCGTGGCCGCGAGTTCACGATGAAGGACGCCTACTCGTTCGATTCCTCCGACGAGGGTCTGGACGTCAGCTACCAGGCGCAGCGCGATGCCTACGAGCGGATCTTCCAGCGTCTCGGTCTCGAGTACGCCATCGTCCAGGCGGATGCCGGCGCGATGGGGGGCTCCCGCAGCGAGGAGTTCCTGCACCCGACGCCGGTCGGAGAGGACACGTTCGTGCGCAGCGCGGGCGGATACGCCGCCAACGTCGAGGCGTTCACGACCGCGGTGCCCGAAGCGATCGAATTCGACCCGGACGCAGAGCCGGTCATCTTCGACTCACCCGACACCCCGACCATCGAGACGCTGGTGGCGCACAGCAACCGCGAGCTCGACGGCGACTACACGGCGGCGGACACCCTCAAGAACGTGGTTCTGGCTCTCACGCATCTCGACGGGACCCGTGAGCTGGTCGTCGTGGGCATCCCCGGCGACCGCGACGTCGACGAGAAGCGTGCGGAGGTGGCGTTCGCTCCCGCTGAGGTCGAGACCGCCACGGCCGACGACTTCGAGAAGAACCCGCTGCTCGTGCGGGGCTACATCGGCCCGTGGTCACCCACCGGCGCCGTGTTGGGCGAGGAGTCCGCGACCGGCATCCGCTACCTCGTCGACCCGCGTGTGAGCGAGGGGACGACCTGGATCACCGGGGCGAACATCGACCAGAAGCACGCCCACTCCGTCGTGGCCGGACGAGACTTCGCCGCCGACGGCATCGTCGAGATCGCGAACGTGCGTGCCGGAGACCCGGCTCCCGACGGATCCGGCCCCGTCGAGCTCGCGCGCGGCATGGAGATCGGTCATGTGTTCCAGCTCGGCCGCAAGTACGCCGAGGCGCTGGGCCTGAAGGTGCTGAACGAGAACGGCAAGCTCGTCACCGTCACGATGGGCTCCTACGGAATCGGTGTGACCCGCATCCTGGCGATCATCGCCGAGCTCAACAACGACGACAAGGGGCTCATCTGGCCGGCCTCGATCGCACCGTTCGACGTGCAGGTCGTCGCAGCCGGTCGTGACCAGGTCGCGTTCGACGTCGCTGAGGGCCTCTCCGCTCAGCTCGAGACCGCCGGGTTCGACGTGCTCTACGACGACCGTCCCAAGGTGTCGCCGGGAGTGAAGTTCGGCGACGCCGAGCTCGTCGGCGTGCCGAAGATCGTGATCGTCGGACGCGGCGCGGCCGAGGGGCAGGTCGAGCTGTGGGACCGGGCGACCGGTGCCCGCGACGCCATCTCGGTCGACGAGGTCGTCGAGCGTCTCACGGCCTCGCGGTGA